In Leptolyngbya sp. SIO1E4, one DNA window encodes the following:
- a CDS encoding helix-turn-helix transcriptional regulator, with protein sequence MVWECRSAIAALREQKNLTQLQLAQEVGVTETTIANWEKGRSGLEWIDRLIRLCAALECTPEDLIRYVPRIDEGEGHNSPGVFSEMLNLIEHGKSTTSSSLSKEDIERIEKDGGKFSDIIKLIGANKACKHEFPFSPDMTLFQGTTGKRLGKKSRGK encoded by the coding sequence ATGGTTTGGGAGTGCAGATCAGCGATCGCAGCCTTGCGAGAGCAAAAGAATCTTACGCAACTCCAGTTAGCACAGGAGGTGGGAGTTACAGAAACGACCATTGCCAACTGGGAAAAGGGAAGAAGTGGTCTGGAGTGGATTGATCGTTTAATCCGACTGTGTGCCGCCCTGGAGTGCACCCCGGAAGATCTGATTCGGTATGTGCCTCGCATTGATGAAGGAGAGGGTCATAATTCGCCCGGAGTCTTTAGTGAAATGCTTAATCTGATCGAGCATGGCAAAAGCACGACCTCATCATCATTAAGCAAAGAAGATATCGAACGTATTGAAAAAGACGGAGGTAAGTTTTCTGACATCATCAAACTAATTGGAGCCAATAAGGCTTGCAAACATGAATTTCCTTTTTCGCCTGATATGACTCTGTTCCAAGGAACAACAGGTAAGCGGTTAGGTAAGAAATCTCGGGGAAAATAA
- a CDS encoding DUF1822 family protein, which translates to MRVLVHFRVLRDTLLNFFETPQPCEQLDRVAEVLKGRNPEVYVSAWGLQSIQRDLAYYCSRPDVPYKVAEMLGQFLQIAPLSEQKKVENLVHLQGTVLSPETFEFHQACEISADAILTGNPRSFSQFNLSVSYLSHQTDLSAIKQVSIISTLPILLVGEFSDLWFLVDSAQKITGLVCPPQTLHSSQPVLTQWLRDDWSQLGWYLPKEVPDLFRSRTPCRKKITSRVKLIPIRSGSLKSEETVALSVAIEKRHLTYQVSIELTASIMGYVLPYPLSLKVMDENGKCAIEQSTLNKTRIQFEIEVKKSEKFSVVIGNRSFKHKEDFIV; encoded by the coding sequence ATGAGAGTTCTAGTGCATTTCCGTGTCTTGCGAGACACATTACTTAATTTCTTTGAAACCCCGCAACCCTGCGAACAGCTCGACAGAGTTGCGGAGGTTCTCAAAGGAAGAAATCCAGAAGTCTATGTTTCTGCTTGGGGGCTTCAAAGCATTCAACGAGATCTTGCTTACTATTGCTCACGCCCAGATGTTCCTTATAAAGTTGCTGAGATGCTGGGCCAATTTTTGCAGATAGCCCCCCTTTCCGAGCAAAAAAAGGTTGAAAACCTTGTTCATCTCCAAGGAACTGTACTTAGTCCTGAAACTTTCGAATTTCATCAGGCATGTGAAATATCAGCAGATGCTATTCTGACTGGAAATCCTCGCTCATTTTCACAATTCAATCTGAGTGTTTCTTATCTAAGTCATCAAACAGATCTGAGTGCCATAAAACAAGTATCAATCATCAGTACCCTGCCAATTCTACTTGTTGGAGAGTTCTCCGATCTCTGGTTTTTAGTAGATTCCGCTCAGAAAATAACTGGCTTAGTATGTCCTCCTCAAACTTTACACTCATCGCAGCCTGTCCTGACGCAGTGGTTACGAGATGATTGGTCACAACTCGGATGGTATCTGCCTAAAGAAGTCCCTGATCTATTCAGATCAAGAACTCCATGTAGAAAGAAAATCACCTCAAGAGTCAAGCTTATTCCAATCAGATCAGGCTCTCTTAAGAGTGAGGAAACTGTTGCTCTCAGTGTAGCAATAGAGAAAAGACATTTAACATATCAGGTTTCCATAGAGCTAACAGCTTCAATAATGGGTTACGTACTACCATATCCATTATCGCTGAAAGTCATGGATGAGAATGGAAAATGTGCAATAGAGCAAAGCACACTTAATAAAACACGAATACAATTTGAAATTGAAGTTAAAAAGTCCGAAAAGTTTAGTGTTGTCATTGGAAATCGATCTTTCAAGCACAAGGAAGATTTCATCGTTTGA
- a CDS encoding ATP-dependent DNA ligase → MKRFTQLFQAIDATPSTNAKVEALRQYFVEEAPVNAVWALYLLLNKTRRRLVTSRVLRDVYLSISNLPEWLFKDCYAHVGDSAEVIALLLRDTPLKGQSAADIPLHEWMEQIIPLVKVVETEEERHGLIISWWRSLDDTEIFVLNKVLTGAFRVGASEKLVIKGLSAASGIPGAVLAHRLMGDFEPTVAFYNTLVSEEAVATAPSQPYPFFLASQIDVEKFQAEDPSQWLAEWKWDGIRAQVIKRADEVFIWSRGEDLVTEQFPEVVTAFASFPNGHVLDGEILCWQGDRPLSFNHLQKRLGRKRVTKKVMAENPVRFIAYDLLEHDGHDIREKPLGDRKHLLDQLVTAHDDACVNQSTPLAFASFEDLAALREQSRQSGAEGLVIKAVDSPYLVGRKRGYWWKYKVDPMTLDAVLIYAQAGSGKRANLFTDYTFALWKGQELVPFAKAYSGLDNAEIETLDKWIRRHTIERFGPVRSVAPIHVFEIGFEGIAESKRHKSGISVRFPRILRWRTDKPVEEADTLETAHALLRSYQG, encoded by the coding sequence ATGAAGCGGTTTACGCAGCTTTTTCAGGCGATCGACGCCACCCCCTCCACCAATGCCAAAGTTGAAGCGCTGCGTCAGTATTTTGTCGAAGAAGCGCCCGTTAACGCCGTGTGGGCGCTGTACCTGCTGCTGAACAAAACCCGACGGCGACTGGTTACCTCGCGGGTGCTGCGAGATGTATACCTCAGCATTTCTAACCTGCCAGAATGGCTGTTTAAAGACTGCTATGCCCATGTGGGCGACTCTGCTGAGGTGATTGCGCTGCTGCTGCGCGATACCCCGCTCAAAGGGCAGTCTGCGGCTGACATTCCCCTGCACGAATGGATGGAGCAGATCATTCCCCTGGTGAAAGTGGTGGAAACGGAGGAAGAACGGCATGGGTTGATTATCTCCTGGTGGAGATCGCTGGACGACACCGAAATTTTTGTGCTCAACAAGGTGTTGACCGGGGCATTTCGGGTCGGGGCGTCTGAAAAGCTGGTGATTAAAGGGCTCTCGGCGGCATCAGGCATTCCCGGAGCGGTGCTGGCCCATCGCCTCATGGGAGACTTTGAGCCCACGGTGGCTTTTTACAACACCCTGGTGAGCGAAGAGGCAGTGGCAACAGCGCCCAGCCAGCCCTACCCGTTCTTTCTGGCGTCACAGATTGATGTGGAAAAATTTCAGGCGGAAGACCCCAGCCAATGGCTGGCGGAGTGGAAGTGGGATGGCATCCGTGCTCAGGTGATCAAGCGGGCTGATGAGGTATTCATCTGGTCACGGGGGGAAGATTTGGTCACCGAGCAGTTTCCTGAGGTTGTCACCGCCTTCGCATCCTTTCCCAACGGCCACGTGTTGGATGGGGAAATTCTGTGCTGGCAGGGCGATCGCCCCCTCAGCTTCAACCATTTACAAAAACGTCTGGGCCGCAAGCGCGTCACTAAAAAGGTGATGGCGGAAAATCCGGTGCGGTTTATCGCCTACGATCTGCTGGAGCATGACGGCCACGACATTCGAGAGAAGCCGCTGGGCGATCGCAAGCATTTGCTCGACCAACTGGTGACCGCCCATGACGATGCCTGCGTGAACCAGTCAACTCCGTTAGCGTTTGCCTCGTTTGAAGATCTAGCCGCCCTGCGAGAGCAGTCGCGTCAATCCGGGGCGGAAGGGTTGGTCATTAAGGCCGTGGACAGCCCTTATCTGGTGGGGCGCAAGCGCGGCTACTGGTGGAAATATAAGGTAGACCCAATGACGCTGGATGCGGTGCTGATTTATGCCCAGGCAGGCAGCGGTAAGCGGGCAAACCTCTTTACTGACTACACCTTTGCCCTCTGGAAAGGCCAGGAACTGGTGCCTTTTGCCAAAGCCTATTCTGGCTTAGATAATGCTGAAATCGAGACCCTGGACAAATGGATTCGCCGCCATACGATTGAGCGATTTGGCCCGGTGCGATCGGTCGCCCCTATCCACGTTTTTGAAATTGGCTTTGAGGGCATCGCAGAGTCAAAACGCCACAAGTCAGGCATTTCAGTCCGTTTTCCTCGTATCCTCCGCTGGCGCACGGACAAGCCCGTTGAGGAAGCCGACACTTTGGAAACTGCTCACGCGCTTCTCCGCAGCTATCAGGGATAG
- a CDS encoding GNAT family N-acetyltransferase: MYLETARLLIRDWQPEKDAAAAIAIYGDPAVTQWIGDQSLDTTIEAIQARLQRYCDRAATFPGLGCWAVVTQTDQTPIGTVLLMPLPDQDNTPSGHVEIGWHFRPASWGHGYATESARALVTYGFETLALPALYAVTLPDNDRSVRVTQRLGMADLGISEAYYGGHRLRLFRRAATDPKPAS; encoded by the coding sequence ATGTATCTAGAAACGGCTAGACTGCTGATTCGAGATTGGCAACCCGAGAAAGATGCTGCGGCTGCGATCGCTATCTATGGCGATCCGGCGGTGACTCAGTGGATTGGGGATCAATCACTGGACACGACCATTGAGGCAATTCAGGCCCGATTACAGCGGTATTGCGATCGCGCCGCCACCTTCCCCGGATTGGGCTGCTGGGCAGTGGTGACCCAGACTGACCAGACGCCCATCGGCACGGTGCTGCTGATGCCCCTGCCCGATCAGGACAATACCCCCAGCGGCCATGTTGAGATTGGCTGGCACTTTCGACCCGCTAGCTGGGGCCATGGATACGCGACGGAATCGGCCCGTGCCCTGGTCACCTATGGGTTTGAAACGTTAGCGCTGCCCGCCCTGTATGCCGTGACATTACCCGACAACGATCGCTCGGTGCGCGTCACCCAGCGCCTGGGTATGGCCGACCTGGGGATCAGTGAAGCCTATTACGGCGGCCATCGGCTGCGGCTGTTCCGGCGGGCGGCAACCGATCCGAAACCAGCGTCATAA